The stretch of DNA cacttatctttttttttctttccgccTCTCTCAAAATCAGGCCCAGACGAACAGTTCCATCAGTTTGGAGGGAGCAGATAGTGACGACGACCAGGTGAACACACACCTCTGAGAGAACTCCACTGATTTAGCTTTTTCGCTCCTAAAACTCTGTTGCATCCAATTCAGTGCCACAGAACtatttcctgggaaattggtTGACCTGCACTACATAGTGGTACTGAGAGTGAGATGCCAGCTGATGTGAAGACTGGTCAAATGAATCTGCTGTGTCTAATCTGCGGGCTCCCTTATTAATCTCTGAATCCAACCAACTTTGACATCTGGCTAACACATCGGCAAAGCAAATGCCCCGCAGACACAgaggaataatttaaaaaaatattttcttgccTACGCATTAGCGATACAGACAGGAAATATGGGGAGCGAGACAGGGTAGCCTATGAAGAACCCCCTGACCAAACCATGGACAAAGTTATACTCTTGGGGCCTCCATTTTGGGTTCATGTTTTGaacaatgtttacattttgtactTATCTAAGTCCGATATTCTGTCTACTTTTTGCTCCGTTTTTGGTCTCAACCGATTCccgagggaaatatctggctctgtTAGTTTTTCACAAACTAGTTGCTAACCGTGGCTGCCCTGCCACAAACCTCCAGAGTTTGGTGCTTATTATCTGTGGGCCCAGTTCACTATGACGGTCATATTTTGATTAATTATTCATAGAATCTTTGATTATTGCAGCTATAAAGTTTCATCTCCATGTAGGCTAATCGACCTCAGCCTCCCTCTGTCAGGGCCAGAGATCTGCTTGATCCAGTTATGCGGAATTTTCTGTCAATAAACATTTTACTCAGACATGGTTCATTAAAAATCCAGGAAGAAGTCAGGTACAAAAGAAGCCCATAACAGGAAATCCAGCTTTTCTACAATGTGCTACAACTGACAAATTTAcgggaaacaaacacaacttcTTTAGTCCAATATGagcaaaaaaacccttttgtATCATTGTGAGTGGATACCCATCCGCAGCCATTCTAGTGATCTCTTGGTATGATATGATATTCATTAAAGGGACAGTcagtgattctggagaaagcttgtttctctctttgttgttgttatgattttttttgccatggcCGGGACGCGAACCCCGGCCCTCGGTAAGTGAGACCAACGCGCAAAAAAACACTAGACCAAAACGGCTCTTAATGTAATCACTGAAACACCACTTCAGTCATTATGcaaatgtgtctcttttttgTCCCCCAGAACTTTTCTGGTCATCCCCTTTAGGAATGTTTAAGGAAAATGTCGAGCGATCCCATATGAGAATACATCGGGAAAATGCCCAGAAGGCCTAGGGGtcacccctcgcctgaatgttccgcaAAAAacgttgctgctgttgtgcacATGGCTGACTCGGACAATCGCCTGCTGTGTTCGAAAtatgtgaaatggaaaaaatatgctggcccaattttccggacattttccggaagaGAGCTTGTGAGAGTTAGTGGTTCTGCCCATGCgatgaaaatgtgtcatatGCTCCCAAATGACAATGATGTCTGTTTAAGCAATCCAGTGGAGGGAGGACTTTATGGACAGACAGCGTTGTGCCTATTCGTGATAAGACCAATTTCCCTAAAAACCTCAACTATCTATTTAGCTTCACTGGCTTCAATGTTGGCTAAAAGCACAGTCAGCAGAGTATGACAATGAGCATTTAATAATAGTGCAAGGGTTTCAGCCAGTCAAGAACCACAAATGGTTATTTGCCAGcgacaaaaactgaaaatatccCATTTAAAGTGCATTCCAGACACAAGAATGTAGTCAAGGAGGACTGCAGTGACTCTCGGGGGAATTTCCTTTCAGTGAGAACTCGTTGCAGACTTTATGGAGACATTTATTCTTAGATTTTActccaaaaaataaagatgatttcATTGTCCAGATGACCCTGAAACCAGCCAGGCAATGTGGGTGcatcacaaaagcaaaaaaggtgaccagaaaaataactaaattaattcatatctgcaactgtttgctaacacATCAGCCATGTCAATTTCATAAGGAAATATTGTCAATATCATGAGTTAATGGCTTGTTTTTACTGGCACCAAGTGGCCAAAAACTGCACGCAGGAGATATAATAGAGCTTTTAATTGAGGCCATATCAATTTGAGAGACTAAAGAAGAAGTATCTAAAAGGAACAGTCCTTGAAACAACTGTAGTTTAATTCATTTGTTCCCATGGGACTGAAAAATTGAACGCGGACACATTACTATAATAAGTGGAAATCAAAGTTTTTTGACGATTTAACATTCTTCTCTGATTCAGTCAGTtaatttcacaaacaaatgaatactGTTATATATCTTTAGCACTGTAAACAACTGTCATGCGTTAAGAGTGTGATGCTTGAAGAGGGACCTcagggtgggtgtgtgtgtgtgtgtgtgtgtgtgtgtgtgtgtgtgtgtgtgtgtgtgtgtgtgtgtgtgtgtgtgtgtgtgtgtgtgtgtgtgtgtgtgtgtgtgtgtgtgtgtgtgtgtgtgtgtgtgtgttcagagtgCATTCCACTGGTTTCTATGGTAATCAGGATGCCTTTTTGTCTACATTCACAATCTGCCTTGGtttcacacacccacaacaaCTGCATTCATATTCCTCAGAATGCTGCATGATTTCAGTCAGATATGACTCAGGCAATTGACTGTGACTCTTAAATGGTAATTTGCCACAAATCAAATctaattccattttcatttttttccaagtgaCCTCCATTTGGTATCTAGCcttggttttggttttatttgccAAGTTGTAGAGATGTTAATCTTCTGCCACAAATTCAATACGATGGAGCTGATTAGATCAGATCACCAAAAATGACAAGGTCTGCTCTGTGGCTTCAGTTTGATCTAGGtctaaaaaagtaaaaatgtaaatttgtgaGAATAGAGAGGGGAATACTTCCCCAGCAATGACGGAGTCGGTGTTATTCCTGCAGATAAGGGCCGCTAATATTTATACAGCTGGACTGCTCGTCTCCCACTCTCCGGCTGCTGGTCCCGTTTCATTTCCTCTGGGTTCTTTATCTGCTGCCTTCATCATTTAAGCGAACATCCCCCTTTTAACGCACTCTCAACCCACTCTTGCCATTCCAGCCTTAATGTTAAAAGGCCGTGGAGTTTCTCAAAGCCGGGAACAACACCAAAGAGCAATGACACAAATCTGCCATGTGACCATCTGTGCCTGGTGCAGCTCAATTGGGGAAACGATGATAGAGACAGACTCTGAGGATCCAGTGGCATGTGGATGTCATTTCCCCTTGACACGGGTTGACAACTCCAAGTTTTTGTCACTGGAGCTCCTCCAGAGGTGTCTCCAGATGACGACACATGCCTGAGAGTTGGTCGTTCGGAGTCAGTTATTCACGAATGCCTACGGAGTGTTTAGTCCGTCTACAAGTTATTTGTGGAACGTTTGAGTGAAACCGTCTGTCTGTGTTGGTCTCTCCCTCTTCCCAGCTGTCCTGTGCAGCCTCCAGTAGAGCAATgagccccctggtggttccagTGGACTTCAGTCAGCCGGCCAGTCCCTTCGCCTGTCTGGACAACTCTGCAGCCAAACACAAGCTGGGCCTGAGACACAAAGCCTGCAACAAGAGGAAACCTGCCAATGTAAGAATAGAATTAaaagaatcctttttttttttaatggtttgacTTTAATAGTTTTGACCATTGTTTCAACATGTGCAACATGTCACAGTAAAAAGCTGAGATCCGGGGAATGTGTTGACATCACCGCACCATATCTGCTGGGgcaggaaataataataactgtcgTGCAAGTTTGAACAAACCGAACTCGTCCAACCTGTTTGACGTCAGACACAGTGTTTCTTGCAATTTAAATCTTGAGCACCAAGTTTTTATTCCCCACTGGAAACTAAACACATAAAACGCAGGCTCTGTTAAAAAGTAGAAGTAGTATTTAACCTGCTTCAGATTCTCCTTTCCCACACTTGTAATTTGCTCTGTTGATGCTACTGTTTACTGCCAGCTCATTTGATTTAAATCCAGACTTTTATCATTTATAAATCCAGTGAATTTCTCCAGTCTGGGGTATGGAGGTGGAGTTAAGTATGGAGGTCAAGTGGAGTGAAGTTCTAGTTCTAGTTATTAATAATGCGGTTGTGACCTTTTGGCCAATCGGAAGGATAGGACAGGGTCATAAGGTCAATTATAGAAGCAGTGTTCTGCTCAGTGGCCCTTCAGCAGGACAGACAATTGGCAATTTAGCGGACTTGCATCTTTAAAGGTCTGTTTAACTGGAACACTCATTTTTTATAACTTGATGGACAACGGAGTGGTTATTGATAATGATGTGCCGTGCAGAGGCTGGAGgtgcagacagatggagactGTGTGGTGGCTCAGATCCTGAACGACTCCGTCACAGACTCCTTGGAGGAGCACAAGCAACAGAAGACAAAAGGTCAGGAGCGTGGAAGTGTCTAATTACCATTATTCAAATTTGATCATTTCAATTCAtggaaatgtaatgtaacaacatttttaattttgatttgattttgatccGTTTTTAATTGACAGATTTGAAAATGGACAATTACTGCCAAACTTATCATTCAAAAAATTATATTGCCAAATATTTTTCAGTTACTCCTGAGCATAGCATTACCATTGAAACTAAGAAATACAAAATTTAGCAACCTCAACTTGAAGTTTTAATTGTACCACTGAACCATTTTGTTGGTTCAGTGGTACAATGGTTTCCTGATTTTAGCTTTAGTGAAAATAGAattgaaatgttcctttttttgtaatggcTAACTTTGTCTAAAATCAATTATCTGAAATCagttatttcctttttcaattGCCAACCACAGACTTCCCTATACTTGCTGTCAGTGTGTGGTATGAGATTGTTCTCTGAGACCTTTGTTTCCATCTGTTATCCAGTTGTAAGTTTTGATGAGCTGAAACcaaagggggagagggaggaggaggaggaggaggaggaggaagatgaagaagatgaagaaagggaggaggaggaggaagaagaaagggaggtggaggaggaggaggaagaagaaagggaggaggaggaggaggaggagatgatggaagAGCAACCGCAGCATTCCAGACAATCTCTGTTGAGATGtatggaggagcaggagcaggaggagttAGAGAAAGAGTCGGAAGTAGAACAGGATGTTTCTCACAGTCCGGACCCTTCCTCTACTCCTGAGCCAAGTCTCGCAGAGGAGGAAGCCCCGGACGCCCAGCCCCTGCCCTCCTCGCAGCCCAGCTCCAGAGCCTCCTCTCTGGACAGTCCCAGGTGATTAGACGTGACTTCCTCCCTGTTGTCTCCTCCTAACCTTTCTGTGGGCAATCTAACCTCTCGATTTCTGCTTCTAGAGCCACACCAGAGCCCCCTGCTGGCCCACGAGAGTATCTGCTGGACCCCCCGGGTATCGCTTATGGAGCAGAGATCAGGGTTGAAAGTGAGCTGGCGCTCAGAGCAGAAGAAGATGGAGTccaggaggacgtggaggaggaggaggagggctccTTCTTGCAGGAGGTGCTGAGTTCCTTGAAAACTCCCCTTGTTTCCTGCTCGCTGAGCGTAGGGACCGAGGACCTCGTcctggagagggaagaggaggagatgaaggaaaaagaggTCGTAGAGAACAGGGACGGGGGAGAGGCGAAGGAAGACGAGGCCGAGGTGAGTGAGTCTGTCGGTCATCAGGCTGCTCCCTCGGGCCCCCTTCTGATGTGTCACACCACCGAGGAAGACGATGAGGCTCTTCCCTGTCAAGAAGAAGTGGTTCCCATTGAAGACGAGGCAAAGGGTGGTGAAGAAGACGAAtcggaggaagaagaagaactggtCGTGGAACGATTTGTTCTACATGATGTATGTATTTTGGATTATCTTTATAGTACTTTGAGTGATGTAGTTTCTTGCGTTTGTGTTGCATAGAGCACGATGGGCCTCTTGGAAGAACCTTGACTTATCCGTATCCTAATACTCGTACTCGCCTGTGATATGGTGGCAGACTCGCCGCTACCAGCAGCTCAATGTCCCGACAGCAGATCGTCCCCCTGACCACAACCCGTCCCGTGTTGCGCCACCTGGTGTAGATAAAGAGTGCGAGTCCCCCTCCAGAAGATTTTCTGCTTCATTACGAGGCAGCCAGCTCGTCAGTTTCATTGGCCAGGGaattatattatatcaaatGATAGATGGCTTGTATCTCCACCTCTCCGTCATTCATTCAGCCATCAGCTCGGCGCTAAGCTCTGCAGCCCCTCGGATACTTCAGCTCAGTTCCTCAGGTATCGGGGTGAACATTACCCGTGCGTCCTTTGCGAGCATCCTGTTCCCTTGAATAAAACAAGGTCACCATCATGCGCATACGAAAACGCCACATCCACAGGATACATGAGCCACACAATGCGATATTAATAGTgaaaaaagttcaaataaattgttaatattgttaactattgttaatataaaatatataaagataGCTCTTCTAAGTCAAACAAGTGTTTTCCTGTTCAAGTACCTAAGAGAGAACTGTTTAATGCCAGAATCCTTCTGAAATCATTTGTACATTGTCACTGTAGAGCAAATCTGTTGGTGTATGTGTCTATTTACAGgatattatgtttgttttttttattattttcatctctcttttgtcttttgcagcaagaagaagaagcatcagcagaggaagaggagacagaggaagttgAACCTGAGGAGGTAAATGTTGTGCTGTCGAAACAATCTGACATCCAGCCGGAGGGAGACAGACGagaagaagagagtgagagagaggaggaagtgatagagctgaaggaggagccagaggtggatgaggagggatgggagaacagagaagaggaggaggaggaggaagaggaggaggaggaggaggtgaaggaagtGAGCGCAACAGTAGTGGCAGAGGAAGTGTtcgaaaaagagagggaggacgcaGAGGACGCGGCCGAGACCTTCCCTcatgcagaggaggaagaagttgAAATGGCCGTGTCAGTGCAGGAGACAGATGAAGATGTGGAGCCGGTGGTTGGAGAAGACACTGTGTGCACCGCAGGACACACAAGTGATGTTGACACCCCCACGGCGCTGGGTGATCAGGTACTTGCCAAAGTGCAGGAGGGGCAAGAAACGTCAGAGATGGCTGAGGAAGGGCCAGAGGTCGACCTCTCAGAAGAAAAATCAGTACGAGAGCAAGACGCGGAAGCAAAGCGACCTGATGTGATTGAAACTGAGCGAGGGCGTGTCAAAAAGGTCACCTTCATAGACACAAAACCAGTGGAAAAAGATCAAACCGAAGCCACAGAGCAGGCTGCTGTTCCTGCAAAGCTGCCTCCTTTGTCTCTGTCGGAGTCACATTTTGAGACTCCGTCGCACGAGAGCGGGCCCGTCTCCCCCAGCAAGACCAGCACGTCCACCCTCCATATAAACCTCGTCTCGCCCAGCGCAGAGAAAGTCGCGCCTTTCTTCCCGCAGCCCCCAGACGCCGCCGACGTCAAAGAAACTGACGCCCAGCCCCCTCGGCGCGCTGGAGAAGCCGCAGGGCAAGACGACGCGGCCGCAGAGAGAGAACGGGCCGCCGCCGTGGAAGAGGCAGGGGAGGACAAACAGTCCGCCGCGGAAGAAGAACCCCCCCACCCTGCCTCTGACGAGGACGGAGATCAGGGTAAGGTCCGCTTCACCATCGCGCCCGCCTGGCAGAGGTCACAGAGTTTgagtcccccctcctctccacccgcCTGCCCCGCCGTTTTCTCATCTGCCGCCGCGGGACCCGGAGGCGAGGAGGCGGAAGCTACGCCGAAGCAGGACCCGGTTGTGAGAGCGGAGCCGGCGAGTTCGCCCCGGGCCGAGCTGGCGTCGAGTCCCGGCGGGGCGAGGACAGCCGGGAGCGCCGCCGTGGAGCCGCAGGGCAGCACGGCCCCGTCTCCGCCCTCCGCCAAACCTCAggcctcagctgctgcaggcgcAGAAGGTAACGGCACCGGACGCGACAGTTCGTACAGTTTGATGTGTCTGCGtgcttgtgttgttgtcttgtcTGGAGGCGATTCCGCGTCCGGAAGCGTAATTATAGCTCCTGTTTTTCACTGCGACCCTCcatctcctgtttttttgttttttttcccagtcacATGACATGAGCTTGTCTTTTTGAccttaaaataaagttaaaaaaaacacagagcaaactTCTCCACCTCCCCACCCACAGAGAGCTCCTTCGCGGCGGAGGGAAACCCGGACAATCCGTTCGGGGTCCGGCTGAGGAAGACCTCGGCTCTGCACCTCTTCAGCTcggaggaggaaaacacagaggtgaTGAAATAGACGTCGAAAaccctttattgtcattgtgcgTGGACTCATGCAACGACATTTGGAGAGCTAATCTGTTCAGTGCAAAacggttaaaagaaaaagaaggcaTCTCGCATTCAGGATGTATAATTCAATGGATAAATACGTACTGCACATGAAAGGGGGGGCGAAGATAAAATGAGGTGGCAAAGTCACATTTAAAAGATATTTCAAGTTTGTAATTAATTTAAAGCACTTCCTTCTTTCTTACGATGTGGTGAACACCCCCAACTTTCTGCTTTTCTCCAAATATTTGGAGTATGAATTCGACAGCTGGCCAATTCTCACACATTTGACACGTTGAGAttttaaagaggaaatgcaGACTCATGGAGGGGGACCGGGACCAGACCATCAGATTTTATTTCCTCACTTACCAACTATATAACTGTAACTCATTCTTAACCAAACATCTGATTTTCTCTCACTCAGTCTCCCATCGAGCCTCCACTTCAGCCGACCAGCTGTAAAGCTGAGCCACCGCAGCCAATCGGTGCCAAACCTTCCATTAGTCAGCCAATCATCAACAAGCCTGCCCTCCCTAGGAAACCAGATGTACACGGAGACGGTGGAGTTAAACCCAAGCGTGTCTCAGGTGTGTATTCTTCACATGAACTTCATACTGAGGCCATAACACTTACAACTCTCAGTTGTAATGTCCAAAGTTTGAATTCAGCCAATGGTGTAATAGCGTGTGTGAGTTCTGTATCTGCTGTGTCATTGGTTCAGACCCGGCAGCAGCTCGTGGTGTTTCGGGTGGATCTGATTCTCCCAGCTGGATCTCTGTGgccaaacagaaacagaagatcTATAAAGAAAGCTCGCTGGATGAGATCACTGTCAAGAAGGTAATCTAGTTGTTGCATCCATGTAAAATTTATTTCACCAACATGAATTTTACTGAATTAGCATAACCATACCGGACAAAAAAATTTGTGAGATTCACACGACGCTGTGATCATtataatgaataatattaaAACGCTGGTGCAAAGTTCAGTGCACAGAAGTACAATTGCATCgctgtcatttattttaacgTGATTGTGTacgatgtttttctttccaaccCCTGCTGCCATATATGTACAGTGCATCACCACACATTCCCAGCCTCCTTGTAGTCATAGATACTAGGCCGTGTCAAGAATCTGAATAactgtctgtgctgctctgttaTCAGGAGGAACAAGTGAGGAAGTCTTCGCTGCCAATGTACGCCAGCTCAGTTGCAAGCAGGGAGCAGAGCAACAAAACAGCTGAATCCACATGCAGAGGTcagaacacactcacacgcatgcaaacacaaagcGGTCAATTTGAAGTTGCACTGGAAATTGAATTCACATCGGTTGTAGCatttcagacagtttttttaattttattttttgagtaaCTTATCTCGTTGCTTGTGTACCATCTCAACTTGTTGCCTGATGTGATGCTGCCCTCATCTGTACAATGTCTGATACTGCAGCTGACCCCGCAATATTAACTTTAATTCACTTTCTCATATTCAGAGCTCTAAGTTAGTTTATACATCACAACTGACAATAACTGATCaggcaaaattacaaaatatggATACTTAGAATATGAAAATACTCAGAATTCTGAATAGAGAATAAAGCACCACACATCACCCACCAGTGATGTGTTCTCGTTTACAGCAGCAAAACGTCTTATTCTCTTTTGCCCACCCCCTGATGCTCCTAATACTAGAGAAtactatatatgtataaatgtaattgatccaattttaataataattccaTAAAAATCTATTGCATTTCTATTTCACccacagtatgtactgtatgtagtaCAGACTCATTCGTATTTTAGAATGTTCATTATTGCGCGATCCATCAACCATGGAATATGATAATGTGTACAATTAACTATTATGAGTTAAGAAATGCTTATGAGAACCCattgtatatataaattaaCTCATTACTCTCAGACagtagaaatgaaaaatgatgcaTTCATTCTTATGCTGTAGTGTTTTAAAGCCTCGGTCCTCATCCTCCATTGCATCCACAGCAAATACATTAAGGTCGATGGGCTTTTAGAAGGTTCATAACTGCCTCGACGCACATGGCTTGTGTTTCTTTCAGGGAATGCTTCTTCAGTTTGTTGGTGCttgatgtttccttttttttctccttccagtGAGTTTATTGGAGATGAGTAAGCCTCCGGGGTCTGTAGAAAAGGAGGCACGgagagctctctctcctccaactCCAGTGCCACCTCAACCCTCAAAAGCCCAGTCCCCGGCCTGTCCTGTCCCTCCGAAACCCCAAGTTCCATCTGCCGCAGCCAAACCCCCGCCCCAACCCAACCCAGAACAAAGATCTCCGCCAGCCCCTACTCCAGTCCCCGTTCCCCAAAAATCTCCCTCTTGCACGAGCCCACCGTCTCTCTCCAAACCCGGCACCTTCCCGCCTCCCTCCAAGACGCCCCACAGTGCGACGGTCGCCGCCGCTCCTTTTTCACAGCGGACCGCTCCAGAAAAGGCCGGCTCAAGAGCCGCGGGTCTCTCTGGGCAGACCGCGTCCTCCCCGCGGGGCTTGCCTCCCCCTGCTTCGCCCCAGGACGAGCCTCCGTGGATGGCGCTGGCCAAGAAGAAGGCCAAAGCCTGGAGTGAGATGCCCCAGATCGTCCAGTGACggagcaggtttaaaaaaaaaaaaaaaaagtgtgtgtacttGGGCCTAAGCTTGCTCAAAGGAAAACAAGAGGGTCACATCTGAAAAGGGGCTTGAAGTGGGGCCGAGAGTCTGGACGGACCGGAATGCTTTTGCACAaagagttgttgttgctgttttctgttattttcttaTTATCCTGGCTTCAGATTGGTACAAGCTCCCCAATCACACAGCTAAAGACAGGCTGGGTTTAACCTCCAGTTCCTTTGAGACCTGCATGTCGTCCAGACATGTTTTCTAAATGACAGGGTGGGACCCCTAAAGTTACTGCGTCGTGCTTGAAGCGGACCCAAACACATGTAGTCTCACTGCAGTAAATATTCCATTTTATCTACGGTCACCCAAATGATTCCACCCGATGTCGCTAAAATTGTtcagggaagaaagagagggagacctTACCTTAGAACGAGGACACTTTATTCAcacaggagaaaaacacaaagtaaatcaTGGGGTTTGtgatctgtgtttctgtgtgtgtgtgtgtgtgtgtgtgtgtgtgtgtgtgtgtgtgtgtgtgtgtgtgtgtgtgtgtgcgtgcgtgtgcgtgtgtgtgcgcgcgtgcgtgtgtgagtttTAAGGCAGTGATATGTGCTCACATTCTGAGGAATTTGGAAAAATCTCCACGGCCTGAGAGAAATATGAGATAACATCCAagctggagaaaaaataatgttctGAGCTAAATGCTGCTTTTCGTgcgttttgttaaaaaaaaaggatctgtgCGTCGGGTTCTTCagacaaatatatttctttatcaTAACCTTATCCACAGATACTTAACTAGTGAGGTGTGTTGTGCTAGCGAAGCACCGAGTGTGTCCAAAAATGTTTCAGGTTGTCaattgtaaattatatttttaattgtttttgtctctcttaatcttttgtctctctcaatatcttttgatattttgaataCTTAACTTTGGATCATGGTTCAGCACCCTGCAGAAACGGAACAGCTCCAGCTAATCTACCATTACTGCTTTGGGtctttttaatactttttacTACATCACCGCGTCGGCAGCGCGAGGTGGGCTATGACATATGTTCCAGTTACAACTAAGCGTGTAGATAAATCCTAATTTAGCTACGTGGAGATCGGTTCGCTGGAGGATGCAAAGCATCTCTAGAGCAAATGTCACAGTTGAAAGTTTCAATTAAATCTATAATATCTCACAGTCACTAtgcgtttttgttttattttgtgttgccTTTTGAGAATTTGTCTTGTTCATGAAATGTGCAGTaaagaacaaatgaaatcacctttttttctgttcttttgtaTTGGCTGTCtgagtgaccccccccccccccttattctTATTCCATCAGAATATCTATATTTGTGGtgatttgtttcctcttttttttctagcgCAGTTTAAGTTCAATCAACAGGCCTTCGGATACAGGACCAATGAGGAAACGGAGGTGAGTCTGTTCGTTTTCTCGGAATTTGTGGGACTTATGGAACtattttttcattgaataaTTAGGAACTAATATTTGGTGGATactgtttgatttctttataCTAATTAACATATTGAATCTATAAAGTGAGGGGGGTGACCAAAAATTCTTCCCCCTTGATTGCCTGTTTGTTCTGCCATCCCCTAtgagagagagctgcaggtTGAGATTGATTTGTGCAGGTGAGCATCCCGTAGTTAGTGATGCTTACATGTATCAGCTAATCtcaaaaagttttaaaaaatctgctcCTGTGTGATTTGAGAGTGGATTGAAATACTCTCAGCTGTAACTGGGCCTTGAGTAAGATCCGAAAATGTCTCTTGCACAAGATATTCAGTAGATGGAACAGAGATcgaaaaaggaggaaagggCGGGAGCGCCCAACCACACAACGCAGAGACatatttataatgaaatgaattaaaataaccACATTTGACTATTAATATGTGAGTATGgtatgctgtttttttcttcttttttaaatcagcaatAAAAGATAAATTAGGCTTTGCAGAAGTTGAACTGAGAGTCACgaacatttactgtacagcatcggcatgtgcacagacacacatgagtgtgtttatgtgtgtggcCTACTTTCTGGTTGTGTGTGGctggattttttgtttgtgcgtgcgtgcgtgcgtgcgtgcgtgcgtgcgtgtgtgtgtatacaggaAGCTGTAATCAGTGCGAGGGCTGTTTAAACTCCCCAGATGTCTTTT from Scophthalmus maximus strain ysfricsl-2021 chromosome 9, ASM2237912v1, whole genome shotgun sequence encodes:
- the zgc:66433 gene encoding CRACD-like protein isoform X3, whose translation is MKRRMSPWGASYGSGRSSDSAAMASGPPDVMANQEPAEVQEECSGKKKSKFQTFKKFFARKKRKEPSAAGADAGLKGSQSSDNVSKTLENNTLTRSEKGKGSKISLGSKALSHDSVFVSDSSEANEALGASQDSIHGKVKSLQLQLKQAIRLGSPPSLMCVKRTEDAGTTSEDDGLPCSPPEYTALRPAMAQTNSSISLEGADSDDDQLSCAASSRAMSPLVVPVDFSQPASPFACLDNSAAKHKLGLRHKACNKRKPANRLEVQTDGDCVVAQILNDSVTDSLEEHKQQKTKVVSFDELKPKGEREEEEEEEEEDEEDEEREEEEEEEREVEEEEEEEREEEEEEEMMEEQPQHSRQSLLRCMEEQEQEELEKESEVEQDVSHSPDPSSTPEPSLAEEEAPDAQPLPSSQPSSRASSLDSPRATPEPPAGPREYLLDPPGIAYGAEIRVESELALRAEEDGVQEDVEEEEEGSFLQEVLSSLKTPLVSCSLSVGTEDLVLEREEEEMKEKEVVENRDGGEAKEDEAEVSESVGHQAAPSGPLLMCHTTEEDDEALPCQEEVVPIEDEAKGGEEDESEEEEELVVERFVLHDQEEEASAEEEETEEVEPEEVNVVLSKQSDIQPEGDRREEESEREEEVIELKEEPEVDEEGWENREEEEEEEEEEEEEVKEVSATVVAEEVFEKEREDAEDAAETFPHAEEEEVEMAVSVQETDEDVEPVVGEDTVCTAGHTSDVDTPTALGDQVLAKVQEGQETSEMAEEGPEVDLSEEKSVREQDAEAKRPDVIETERGRVKKVTFIDTKPVEKDQTEATEQAAVPAKLPPLSLSESHFETPSHESGPVSPSKTSTSTLHINLVSPSAEKVAPFFPQPPDAADVKETDAQPPRRAGEAAGQDDAAAERERAAAVEEAGEDKQSAAEEEPPHPASDEDGDQGKVRFTIAPAWQRSQSLSPPSSPPACPAVFSSAAAGPGGEEAEATPKQDPVVRAEPASSPRAELASSPGGARTAGSAAVEPQGSTAPSPPSAKPQASAAAGAEESSFAAEGNPDNPFGVRLRKTSALHLFSSEEENTESPIEPPLQPTSCKAEPPQPIGAKPSISQPIINKPALPRKPDVHGDGGVKPKRVSDPAAARGVSGGSDSPSWISVAKQKQKIYKESSLDEITVKKEEQVRKSSLPMYASSVASREQSNKTAESTCRVSLLEMSKPPGSVEKEARRALSPPTPVPPQPSKAQSPACPVPPKPQVPSAAAKPPPQPNPEQRSPPAPTPVPVPQKSPSCTSPPSLSKPGTFPPPSKTPHSATVAAAPFSQRTAPEKAGSRAAGLSGQTASSPRGLPPPASPQDEPPWMALAKKKAKAWSEMPQIVQ